A window from Haloarchaeobius amylolyticus encodes these proteins:
- a CDS encoding ABC transporter permease, with the protein MSTETSRGSVLPVEQAKIDRMHRFWRQFRGNTKAMVGLVIVLSLVVTAGISTVTISKSEIAKTNIEERSEAPSLEHPFGTDDLGRDILLRVLKGSSISLYVGFGAISGALVVGTAIGVFAGYYGGLVDEVLMRVMDAAMAFPPILLALAIMVVIGPQLNNVILALAFVYTPYIARVGRSAAISERNEEYVEAAVARGESDTRIVFSEVLPNCMAPLLVQASINIAFAMLAEASLSFLGLGAQPPTPSWGLMISNGRKFMQTEPWMIIFPGLAIAITVFGFNMLGDGLRDVLDPKVDTEER; encoded by the coding sequence ATGTCGACCGAGACCAGCCGCGGGAGCGTCCTGCCCGTCGAGCAGGCGAAGATCGACCGCATGCACCGCTTCTGGCGGCAGTTCCGCGGCAACACGAAGGCCATGGTCGGCCTCGTCATCGTCCTCTCGCTGGTCGTCACGGCCGGCATCTCGACGGTGACCATCTCCAAGTCCGAGATAGCGAAGACGAACATCGAGGAGCGCTCCGAGGCCCCGTCGCTCGAACACCCGTTCGGGACCGACGACCTCGGGCGCGACATCCTGTTGCGCGTGCTGAAGGGCAGCAGTATCTCGCTGTACGTCGGGTTCGGCGCGATAAGCGGCGCACTGGTGGTGGGGACAGCCATCGGCGTGTTCGCCGGGTACTACGGCGGCCTCGTCGACGAGGTCCTGATGCGGGTGATGGACGCCGCGATGGCGTTCCCGCCCATCCTGCTCGCGCTGGCCATCATGGTCGTCATCGGGCCACAGCTCAACAACGTCATCCTCGCTCTGGCGTTCGTCTACACGCCGTACATTGCCCGCGTCGGGCGGTCCGCGGCCATCTCCGAGCGCAACGAGGAGTACGTCGAGGCGGCGGTCGCCCGCGGCGAATCGGACACCCGCATCGTCTTCAGCGAGGTCCTGCCGAACTGCATGGCCCCGCTGCTCGTCCAGGCATCCATCAACATCGCGTTCGCGATGCTGGCGGAGGCGTCGCTGTCGTTCCTCGGTCTGGGGGCACAGCCGCCGACGCCGTCGTGGGGCCTGATGATAAGCAACGGCCGCAAGTTCATGCAGACCGAACCGTGGATGATCATCTTCCCGGGGCTGGCCATCGCCATCACCGTCTTCGGGTTCAACATGCTCGGCGACGGCCTGCGCGACGTGCTCGACCCCAAGGTCGATACGGAGGAGCGCTAA
- a CDS encoding ABC transporter permease: MSLASYLVRRVGFMAVTLLLVTVITFAVTNILPGDVALLILGPNASEEKIMALRQQMGLNQPLYAQYFDWLAGLLTGDLGTSLKFGESVTALIVEKLPRSLMLAVAATGVAVVLSIPLGIVAAYRQNEWPDFIASTFGFVGVSIPIFLWGLVFILVFAIWPTQFFNIDFFPTTGYAAPSEEGWGMTLRHLVLPATSMGFALTAYIMRMTRSSMLEVLSEEYVKLARAKGMSENVVVLRHAFRNAVIPVITVIAFQFAYAFGGVVVLEQVFFWPGIGRLTLTAVKARDIPLLQGCIIVIALMYMISNLAADVLYAYFDPRIRYGGDN, translated from the coding sequence ATGTCCCTGGCAAGTTACCTCGTGAGACGGGTGGGCTTCATGGCCGTGACACTGCTGCTGGTCACGGTCATCACCTTCGCCGTCACCAACATCCTCCCGGGCGACGTGGCCCTCCTGATACTGGGGCCGAACGCCAGCGAGGAGAAGATCATGGCGTTGCGCCAGCAGATGGGCCTGAACCAGCCACTGTACGCCCAGTACTTCGACTGGCTGGCGGGGCTGCTCACCGGCGACCTCGGTACGTCGCTGAAGTTCGGTGAGTCCGTCACGGCCCTCATCGTCGAGAAGCTGCCGCGCTCGCTCATGCTCGCGGTCGCGGCGACCGGCGTCGCGGTCGTCCTCTCCATCCCGCTGGGCATCGTCGCCGCCTACCGACAGAACGAGTGGCCGGACTTCATCGCCTCGACGTTCGGGTTCGTCGGTGTCTCCATCCCCATCTTCCTGTGGGGGCTGGTGTTCATCCTGGTGTTCGCCATCTGGCCGACCCAGTTCTTCAACATCGACTTCTTCCCGACCACGGGCTACGCCGCACCCTCCGAGGAGGGCTGGGGGATGACGCTGCGTCACCTCGTCCTCCCGGCGACCTCGATGGGCTTCGCGCTCACCGCCTACATCATGCGGATGACGCGGTCGTCCATGCTCGAGGTCCTCTCCGAGGAGTACGTCAAGCTCGCCCGGGCGAAGGGTATGTCCGAGAACGTGGTCGTGTTGCGCCACGCCTTCCGGAACGCCGTCATCCCGGTCATCACGGTCATCGCGTTCCAGTTCGCCTACGCCTTCGGCGGCGTCGTCGTCCTGGAGCAGGTGTTCTTCTGGCCGGGCATCGGGCGGCTCACCCTGACCGCGGTGAAGGCACGCGACATCCCGCTGTTGCAGGGCTGTATCATCGTCATCGCGCTGATGTACATGATATCGAACCTGGCGGCGGACGTGCTGTACGCGTACTTCGACCCGCGCATCCGCTACGGGGGTGACAACTGA
- a CDS encoding ABC transporter substrate-binding protein, translated as MSRDSSGCNSDKTDSYRKFRRRGFLGATAIGAAGLAGCLGGGGGDTDDSGGGGGGDGNDGGGGGGGDNSGGDPQSGGTLQWGGAVPVQGLDPHLESAAATARVLENIVEGLVKLNDDYTFSPDLAKSMETSEDNTKFTFELEEGVTFHNGKEMTSADVLASYERVKNNETFLANGFMQNVDSMNAPDDYTFELTLKEPLAPFIAKMSTEELAIVPKEQAEKDEIKEPIGTGPYKFESREIETSFTMVKNEDYWNDDVDGPYLDKIVKSEITDPSVRLQSFRAGEYDFINGIPPSDVERVQNDSSVNFQKKFPKALVYLGMNCNKAPFDNKHARLALDYAIDKQKATEAALYGTGQATATPAAPGSPWVNEDIQPRERNIEKAKEHLEKAGMPDGFSVSFKIPQSYPAQVQAAQVIADDAAEAGIEMNIQKITWSTWLSDVYSKQNFEATTSSYLALYYPDVSFYKFLHPNGAFFFTGWSNDEYNTLVEEARRMYDEDARAEKYKKATEILHENRAGHLFLFWQANLYGAQPDYKGPMGTADGSTLNFADNYFDE; from the coding sequence ATGTCACGGGATAGCAGTGGGTGTAACAGTGACAAGACCGACTCGTATCGCAAGTTCCGCCGCCGTGGTTTCCTCGGGGCGACCGCAATCGGGGCCGCAGGCCTCGCAGGCTGTCTCGGTGGCGGTGGCGGCGATACCGACGACTCCGGCGGTGGCGGGGGCGGCGACGGAAACGACGGCGGTGGCGGTGGCGGTGGCGACAACTCCGGCGGCGACCCGCAGTCCGGGGGCACGCTCCAGTGGGGCGGCGCCGTCCCGGTCCAGGGGCTCGACCCGCACCTCGAGAGTGCAGCCGCGACGGCCCGCGTCCTCGAGAACATCGTCGAGGGCCTCGTCAAACTGAACGACGACTACACGTTCTCTCCCGACCTCGCGAAGTCGATGGAGACCTCCGAGGACAACACGAAGTTCACCTTCGAACTCGAGGAGGGCGTGACGTTCCACAACGGCAAGGAGATGACCTCCGCCGACGTGCTGGCCTCCTACGAGCGCGTCAAGAACAACGAGACGTTCCTCGCCAACGGCTTCATGCAGAACGTGGACTCGATGAACGCGCCGGACGACTACACGTTCGAGCTCACGCTGAAGGAGCCCCTCGCGCCGTTCATCGCGAAGATGTCCACCGAGGAGCTCGCCATCGTCCCGAAGGAGCAGGCCGAGAAGGACGAGATCAAAGAGCCCATCGGCACCGGCCCGTACAAGTTCGAGAGCCGTGAGATCGAGACCTCGTTCACGATGGTCAAGAACGAGGACTACTGGAACGACGACGTCGACGGTCCGTACCTCGACAAGATCGTCAAGTCCGAGATCACGGACCCCAGCGTCCGCCTCCAGTCCTTCCGCGCCGGCGAGTACGACTTCATCAACGGCATCCCGCCGAGCGACGTCGAGCGCGTCCAGAACGATTCGAGCGTCAACTTCCAGAAGAAGTTCCCGAAGGCGCTGGTCTACCTCGGGATGAACTGCAACAAGGCACCGTTCGACAACAAGCACGCCCGTCTCGCACTGGACTACGCCATCGACAAGCAGAAGGCGACCGAGGCGGCCCTCTACGGGACCGGCCAGGCGACCGCGACGCCGGCCGCACCCGGGAGCCCGTGGGTCAACGAGGACATCCAGCCCCGCGAGCGCAACATCGAGAAGGCCAAAGAGCACCTCGAGAAGGCGGGCATGCCCGACGGCTTCTCGGTCTCGTTCAAGATTCCGCAGTCCTACCCGGCGCAGGTCCAGGCCGCACAGGTCATCGCGGACGACGCCGCCGAGGCCGGCATCGAGATGAACATCCAGAAGATCACCTGGAGCACCTGGCTCTCGGACGTCTACTCGAAGCAGAACTTCGAGGCGACCACGTCGAGCTACCTCGCGCTGTACTACCCCGACGTGTCCTTCTACAAGTTCCTGCACCCGAACGGGGCGTTCTTCTTCACCGGCTGGAGCAACGACGAGTACAACACGCTCGTCGAGGAGGCCCGCCGGATGTACGACGAGGACGCTCGCGCCGAGAAGTACAAGAAGGCGACCGAGATCCTCCACGAGAACCGCGCCGGTCATCTGTTCCTGTTCTGGCAGGCGAACCTCTACGGGGCCCAGCCGGACTACAAGGGGCCGATGGGCACGGCCGACGGGTCCACGCTCAACTTCGCGGACAACTACTTCGACGAGTAA